Proteins encoded within one genomic window of Candidatus Amarolinea dominans:
- the scpB gene encoding SMC-Scp complex subunit ScpB has translation MRLTPSVPPSRREAHAEHHGDRSVDRRRISRARAEALSVLIESLLFVAAEPLTLARLAAVLLVEPTQVEGALSELDASLVGRGLRLQRKNDLVQLTTLPSAAPAIERLLGLDTNPKLSPAALETLAMIAYRQPVTRTQLEAIRGVNCDGVIRTLLSRSLIEDQGRLDAVGRPILYGTTFEFLQYFSLNCVEDLPPLPEAIMAELAARDAQAVTVADETTTEARAEVDTRRPINEHGAADHAIADDGATERGA, from the coding sequence ATGCGCCTTACGCCGAGCGTGCCACCATCGAGAAGGGAAGCGCACGCTGAGCATCATGGTGACAGATCTGTTGACCGACGCCGAATCTCCCGCGCGCGCGCAGAAGCCCTTAGCGTGTTGATCGAAAGCCTGCTATTTGTGGCGGCCGAGCCTCTCACCCTGGCGCGCCTGGCCGCGGTGTTGTTGGTCGAGCCGACGCAGGTCGAAGGGGCGCTGTCCGAGCTGGACGCAAGCCTGGTCGGACGCGGCCTTCGCTTGCAGCGCAAGAATGACCTGGTGCAGTTGACGACCCTGCCGAGCGCGGCCCCCGCCATCGAACGCCTGCTGGGACTCGACACCAACCCCAAGCTATCGCCGGCCGCCCTGGAGACGTTGGCCATGATCGCCTATCGCCAGCCGGTGACGCGGACACAACTGGAAGCGATTCGGGGGGTCAACTGTGACGGTGTGATTCGCACACTGCTGAGCCGCAGCCTGATCGAAGATCAAGGGCGCCTGGACGCGGTAGGACGTCCTATCCTGTACGGCACCACCTTCGAGTTTTTGCAGTATTTTAGCCTGAACTGCGTAGAAGACCTGCCGCCGTTGCCGGAGGCCATTATGGCCGAGCTGGCCGCGCGTGATGCACAGGCGGTGACGGTTGCGGATGAAACAACCACGGAGGCTCGAGCCGAGGTTGACACCCGGCGCCCAATCAACGAGCACGGCGCAGCAGACCATGCCATAGCAGATGACGGAGCAACAGAGCGAGGAGCATAG
- a CDS encoding DUF11 domain-containing protein translates to MSPDPNFDLISDPDATPAPAPVQLTLAATPQQVEPAGVVTYTVVITNTLADRDLSGLVVSDTLPLELAYWPAGEGDFSYLETERRLEWVIGQLAAGATLTAMSGGVTASYVYDGDGNRVKETISPTFGHELHELPRGQKLDSCKLVKFVAEKAGRIFATNYTN, encoded by the coding sequence ATGTCCCCTGATCCCAACTTCGATCTCATTTCCGATCCCGATGCGACGCCCGCGCCTGCGCCGGTGCAGTTGACGCTGGCTGCGACGCCGCAGCAGGTCGAGCCGGCGGGCGTCGTCACCTACACCGTGGTCATCACCAACACCCTGGCCGACCGCGACCTGAGCGGACTGGTGGTGAGCGACACCCTGCCGCTGGAGCTGGCCTACTGGCCGGCCGGGGAGGGGGATTTCAGCTACCTGGAAACCGAGCGCCGGCTGGAATGGGTCATCGGCCAACTGGCTGCGGGCGCGACGCTGACCGCCATGTCCGGGGGCGTGACCGCCAGCTACGTGTACGACGGCGACGGCAACCGGGTCAAGGAGACCATCAGCCCGACTTTCGGCCACGAATTGCACGAATTGCCACGAGGGCAGAAGCTCGATTCGTGTAAATTAGTGAAATTCGTGGCAGAGAAAGCCGGGCGGATTTTTGCCACGAATTACACGAATTGA
- a CDS encoding YfhO family protein, translating into MPHTHPTAPAAVTSLRNAPAYLLSEPGLWRFLSMSGITYDPGDQADLAHLFAGQLDPAALYDLIVASKQKEIVAPNLPLLWRLSSVDGYDGGVLPLTRYVDLQRLFVPDDQLAPDGRLREQLRRVPPAPLLDLLNTRFIITDKVFDVWVDNVYYDLQFSAPLAAGETWRQTLPADQPFEATALGVMSHLAGAASLADGTPVAAVRVQAADGRWTAFALRAGQDTAEGSWRAGAVAHQQARSAHPWRDHADGQDYLTVLTLTAPSQIVTVEVTGTAPGSDFVLQGVSLIDVRTGSSQALITPAQGDWRRVHSGDVKIYEKRDVLPRAYVAPATGVIEVADAAAALEALRRPDFAPGQQVVLEADRSLPAPVAINRDASSGQATAAAAGRAVIERYAPEQVVISATLTAPGILVLSDTHYPGWRATVDGAPVRIEQANLLFRGLRLAPGVHRVVFDFAPASLMQGQRITFITFITLLGLGVWFLLRSRISNLPS; encoded by the coding sequence TTGCCGCACACGCACCCGACCGCGCCGGCCGCGGTGACCTCCCTGCGTAACGCGCCCGCGTACCTCCTCAGCGAACCGGGCCTGTGGCGCTTCCTCAGCATGTCCGGCATCACCTACGACCCCGGCGATCAGGCCGACCTGGCGCACCTGTTCGCCGGACAGTTGGACCCGGCCGCGCTGTACGATCTGATCGTGGCCAGCAAGCAAAAGGAGATCGTGGCGCCCAATCTGCCGCTGCTCTGGCGCCTGTCCAGTGTGGATGGCTACGATGGCGGCGTGCTGCCGCTGACGCGTTACGTGGATCTGCAGCGCCTGTTCGTGCCGGACGATCAGTTGGCGCCGGACGGGCGCCTGCGCGAGCAGTTGCGACGCGTGCCGCCGGCGCCCCTCCTCGATCTGCTCAACACGCGCTTCATCATCACCGACAAAGTCTTCGATGTGTGGGTAGACAACGTCTACTACGACCTGCAGTTCAGCGCGCCCCTGGCGGCCGGCGAGACGTGGCGCCAGACCTTGCCCGCTGACCAGCCGTTCGAGGCGACGGCCCTGGGCGTGATGTCGCACCTGGCGGGCGCCGCCAGCCTGGCGGATGGCACGCCGGTGGCCGCGGTGCGCGTGCAGGCGGCGGACGGGCGCTGGACCGCATTTGCCCTGCGCGCCGGCCAGGACACGGCCGAGGGCAGTTGGCGCGCCGGCGCGGTGGCGCATCAGCAGGCGCGCAGCGCTCATCCCTGGCGCGATCACGCCGACGGTCAGGATTACCTGACCGTGCTGACCCTGACCGCGCCCTCGCAGATCGTCACGGTCGAGGTGACCGGGACAGCGCCAGGCAGCGATTTCGTGCTGCAAGGCGTCAGCCTGATTGACGTGCGTACCGGGAGCAGCCAGGCGCTCATCACGCCGGCGCAGGGCGATTGGCGGCGCGTGCATTCCGGCGATGTCAAAATCTACGAGAAACGCGATGTGCTGCCGCGGGCCTATGTGGCGCCGGCCACGGGCGTGATCGAGGTTGCGGACGCGGCCGCGGCCCTGGAGGCGCTGCGCCGGCCGGACTTTGCGCCCGGCCAGCAGGTGGTCCTGGAAGCAGACCGCAGCCTGCCGGCGCCCGTCGCGATCAACCGCGACGCATCCTCCGGACAGGCGACCGCCGCGGCCGCGGGCCGCGCCGTGATCGAACGGTATGCGCCTGAACAGGTGGTGATCAGCGCCACGCTGACCGCGCCCGGCATCCTGGTTCTCAGCGACACCCACTATCCGGGCTGGCGCGCCACCGTGGACGGGGCGCCGGTTCGTATCGAGCAGGCTAACCTGCTGTTCCGCGGCCTTCGCCTGGCGCCTGGCGTGCATCGCGTGGTCTTCGATTTTGCACCCGCCTCGTTGATGCAGGGTCAGCGCATCACCTTCATCACCTTCATCACCTTGCTGGGCCTCGGTGTTTGGTTTCTTCTCAGGTCTCGAATCTCGAATCTTCCCTCTTGA
- a CDS encoding glycosyltransferase family 39 protein, giving the protein MLVALDAHPIREDEALYAAWALGLARHDFWLVGVPVDKPPLFLWLLAAWQQTVGSSVAAMRLLNVALSLLSATLLYALARRLTDRPSAWLTLAVYAASPFAILFAPTLYTDPLLTTTLLAACLAAVQRRWGWLGFSLGLALATKQQALLLLPLLVCVTPRPLARPPWAAWRGLLGLILALGPALVWDAHRLALTPPGGPPTVWVQSAVSYGGLSLAPLSAWLPRLVAWLTPAQVLAPGWASAGLLLLGVALALRQGWQRRSSPSSRPWRSPAGPPWELPLLGFVLIYLALQVVVSFQVWDRYLLPLAPLLALYSALALRWLWRRGGPIILLIGLLLLSAPAWRAAHGGYPIGSDHGAYDGIEEAALVVRQYLPDNPFGVLYHHWLGWHWQYYLDSAQFQRIYYPTPDYLAADAAGPPQYTRLVVIPAWRQDDALAAALAAQGLRLHWLHSTYRPDGSPSFLIYRIEPISDL; this is encoded by the coding sequence ATGCTGGTTGCGCTCGACGCCCACCCCATCCGTGAAGATGAGGCCCTCTACGCCGCCTGGGCGCTGGGACTGGCGCGCCATGACTTCTGGCTGGTTGGCGTGCCAGTGGACAAACCGCCTCTGTTTCTCTGGCTGTTGGCCGCCTGGCAACAGACGGTCGGCAGCAGTGTCGCGGCCATGCGCCTGCTCAACGTCGCCCTCAGCCTGCTCAGCGCCACCCTGCTCTACGCGCTGGCTCGACGTCTGACCGACCGCCCCAGCGCCTGGTTGACTCTGGCGGTCTACGCTGCATCGCCCTTCGCCATTCTCTTTGCGCCCACCCTCTACACCGATCCCTTGCTCACCACCACCCTGCTGGCCGCGTGCCTGGCTGCCGTGCAGCGGCGCTGGGGTTGGCTGGGCTTCTCCCTGGGCCTGGCACTGGCCACCAAACAGCAGGCGCTGCTCCTGCTGCCCCTACTGGTATGCGTGACGCCGCGCCCGCTCGCCCGCCCGCCCTGGGCGGCCTGGCGCGGCCTTCTCGGCCTCATCCTCGCGCTCGGCCCCGCCCTGGTCTGGGATGCCCACCGCCTGGCGCTGACACCGCCTGGCGGTCCACCCACCGTTTGGGTTCAGAGCGCCGTTAGCTACGGCGGATTGTCCCTGGCGCCGCTCAGCGCCTGGCTGCCGCGCCTGGTCGCCTGGCTGACGCCCGCACAGGTTCTTGCGCCGGGATGGGCGTCAGCCGGACTGCTCCTGCTCGGCGTGGCCTTAGCCCTGCGCCAGGGCTGGCAGCGACGCTCTTCACCCAGTTCTAGGCCGTGGCGATCCCCGGCGGGGCCGCCGTGGGAATTGCCGCTGCTTGGCTTTGTGCTGATCTACCTGGCGCTGCAAGTTGTGGTATCATTTCAGGTGTGGGATCGTTATTTGCTGCCGCTGGCGCCGCTGTTGGCTCTGTACAGCGCGCTGGCTCTGCGCTGGCTGTGGCGGCGCGGCGGCCCGATCATCCTGCTGATTGGCTTGCTCCTGCTGAGCGCCCCGGCCTGGCGGGCAGCTCATGGCGGCTATCCCATTGGCAGCGATCACGGCGCTTACGACGGCATCGAAGAGGCGGCGCTGGTGGTGCGTCAGTATTTGCCCGACAACCCATTCGGCGTGCTCTACCATCACTGGTTGGGCTGGCATTGGCAATACTACCTGGACAGCGCGCAGTTCCAGCGTATCTACTATCCCACGCCGGATTACCTGGCCGCCGACGCCGCCGGCCCCCCGCAGTACACGCGCCTGGTCGTCATCCCCGCCTGGCGCCAGGACGACGCACTGGCCGCAGCGCTCGCCGCACAGGGCCTGCGCCTGCACTGGCTGCATTCAACCTATCGCCCCGACGGCTCCCCCTCGTTCCTAATCTATCGTATCGAACCGATCTCTGATCTCTGA
- a CDS encoding response regulator has product MERTRIIIADDETLIRMDLREMLTHLGYLVVGEVGDGRSAVNLARELRPDIIIMDIKMPDMDGIEAAKVLTEDKIAPVLLLSAYNQRDLVVRAREAGVAGYLVKPFREADLAPAIEVALARFQEFRELERQVGDIQLALETRKLVDRAKGMLMDRQGMTEAEAFRRIQKMSMNNRKPMKEVAEAIILAHQVGEG; this is encoded by the coding sequence GTGGAACGTACCCGTATCATCATCGCCGATGACGAAACGCTCATTCGCATGGACCTGCGCGAAATGCTCACCCACCTGGGCTACCTGGTGGTTGGTGAGGTGGGGGATGGGCGCAGCGCCGTCAACCTGGCGCGTGAACTGCGCCCGGACATCATCATCATGGACATCAAGATGCCGGACATGGATGGCATCGAAGCGGCCAAGGTGTTGACAGAAGACAAAATCGCGCCCGTCCTGCTTCTCAGCGCGTACAACCAGCGTGACCTGGTGGTCCGTGCGCGCGAGGCCGGGGTGGCCGGCTACCTGGTCAAACCGTTTCGTGAAGCGGACCTGGCGCCCGCCATCGAAGTCGCGCTGGCGCGCTTCCAGGAATTCCGCGAGTTGGAAAGACAAGTGGGCGATATCCAGCTTGCACTGGAGACGCGCAAGCTGGTTGACCGCGCCAAGGGCATGCTGATGGATCGCCAGGGCATGACCGAGGCTGAGGCCTTCCGCCGTATTCAGAAGATGAGCATGAATAACCGCAAGCCCATGAAGGAAGTGGCCGAGGCCATCATCCTGGCGCACCAGGTGGGCGAAGGTTGA
- a CDS encoding histidine kinase N-terminal domain-containing protein codes for MTDASWLDREPFAVEQNTNGSHLPAPAPDQTSDFLERVKAGMSIAADISRADIVLFQLQRNELVVMAHAMPASISSLYRQSALHRTYHTQEHPLAMEALTSGAHRRRLREVLTDGAPVDEEVWPVIDGNGVIVAAFSVLTNLIEHERHRRRKRIFQTAMRWLKWMAVHGELRGAEDLSPFHEFDGILYVNEAGSIEYLSGIAINLYRRVGYLEDMRRRGLSGLATNDEAVVARALRAQRCLEETVEFGDHYWVHKAVPLRQAQPQWQQPRTWFNPHTLPLVPAGAFLLIHDATEARHREQELKIKSALIKEVHHRVKNNLSSVASLVRMQARRIVTVEDARAALADTEERIRSIAIIHEYLAREEGRPISMREVCQRIAEEVKRIEQKPGQVITITLAGPSLHLASRQATACSLAINELISNAIEHSTEPVMRDVLIDVVLEDGGDFVRLQVTDDGPGLPHDFNLQTVRGLGLQIVRTLAQEDLKGKFEIRGNIPKGTTAIVEFPKASLADA; via the coding sequence ATGACAGATGCCTCATGGCTCGATCGAGAGCCTTTTGCTGTCGAACAAAATACGAACGGGTCACACCTGCCCGCTCCGGCCCCGGACCAGACGAGCGATTTTCTGGAACGGGTCAAGGCGGGCATGTCTATTGCTGCCGACATCAGTCGCGCAGATATTGTGCTGTTCCAGTTGCAGCGTAACGAATTGGTCGTCATGGCCCATGCCATGCCGGCGTCCATCTCGTCGCTCTACCGCCAATCTGCCCTACATCGCACCTATCACACGCAGGAACATCCGTTGGCGATGGAAGCCTTGACCAGCGGCGCTCATCGGCGCCGCCTGCGCGAGGTGCTGACCGATGGCGCACCGGTGGACGAAGAGGTGTGGCCGGTCATTGATGGTAACGGTGTCATCGTCGCGGCCTTCAGTGTCCTGACCAACCTGATCGAACACGAACGCCATCGCCGACGAAAGCGTATCTTTCAGACAGCCATGCGTTGGCTGAAGTGGATGGCAGTGCATGGTGAGTTGCGAGGCGCCGAGGACTTGTCCCCTTTCCATGAATTCGACGGCATCCTGTATGTCAACGAAGCCGGGTCCATCGAATACCTCAGCGGCATTGCCATCAACCTCTATCGCCGGGTCGGATACCTTGAGGACATGCGCCGTCGCGGGCTAAGCGGGCTGGCCACCAACGACGAAGCCGTGGTCGCGCGCGCGCTGCGCGCGCAGCGCTGCCTGGAAGAAACGGTCGAGTTTGGCGATCATTACTGGGTACACAAAGCCGTTCCTCTGCGCCAGGCGCAGCCGCAGTGGCAGCAGCCGCGCACCTGGTTCAACCCACACACTCTGCCCCTGGTGCCGGCCGGCGCCTTTTTGTTGATCCATGACGCCACCGAAGCCCGCCATCGTGAGCAGGAGCTTAAGATCAAGTCGGCGCTTATCAAAGAAGTACATCATCGGGTCAAGAACAACCTGTCGTCGGTCGCATCCCTGGTACGGATGCAGGCGCGACGTATCGTGACCGTGGAAGATGCCCGGGCGGCCCTGGCCGACACCGAGGAACGTATTCGCAGCATTGCGATCATTCATGAGTACCTGGCGCGCGAGGAAGGTCGCCCCATCAGCATGCGCGAAGTGTGCCAGCGCATCGCGGAAGAGGTCAAACGCATCGAACAAAAGCCGGGCCAGGTCATCACCATTACGCTCGCTGGCCCCAGTCTGCACCTGGCGAGTCGTCAGGCCACCGCCTGTTCGCTGGCCATCAATGAGCTGATTTCCAACGCGATCGAACACAGCACCGAACCGGTCATGCGCGACGTGCTCATTGATGTCGTGCTCGAAGATGGCGGCGATTTCGTGCGCCTGCAGGTCACAGATGATGGCCCGGGCCTGCCGCACGACTTCAACCTGCAAACGGTGCGCGGCCTCGGTCTGCAAATCGTGCGCACCCTGGCCCAGGAAGATCTCAAGGGCAAGTTCGAAATACGCGGCAACATCCCCAAAGGGACGACCGCAATCGTTGAGTTTCCAAAAGCGTCACTGGCTGACGCTTGA
- a CDS encoding endonuclease III, with the protein MQDNDIHPIMIALRAAVGAWRLSIVDALAQRAETPYKILITTMLSLRTQDTTTGPASERLFALADTPVAMLTLSAEAIEQAIYPVGFYKVKALNVLKVSRILLETYDGRVPATIEELIELPGVGRKVANLVLTMGYGLPGICVDTHVHRISNRWGYVQTKTPEQTEFALRAKLPPAYWIEINGHLVMLGQNICHPTSPRCSQCPLSAWCERVGVVRSR; encoded by the coding sequence ATGCAAGATAACGACATTCACCCGATCATGATCGCCCTGCGTGCGGCCGTTGGCGCCTGGCGGTTATCCATTGTGGACGCCCTGGCCCAGCGGGCCGAAACCCCCTACAAGATCCTCATCACCACCATGCTCAGCCTGCGCACGCAGGACACCACCACCGGTCCGGCCAGCGAACGCCTGTTTGCCCTGGCCGATACACCGGTTGCCATGTTGACCCTCAGCGCCGAGGCCATCGAGCAGGCGATTTACCCGGTCGGCTTCTACAAAGTCAAGGCGCTGAACGTGCTCAAAGTGTCACGCATCCTGCTCGAAACCTACGACGGACGCGTGCCCGCGACCATCGAAGAGCTGATCGAACTACCCGGCGTGGGGCGCAAAGTAGCCAACCTGGTGTTGACGATGGGCTATGGCTTGCCCGGCATCTGCGTTGACACCCATGTCCATCGCATCAGCAACCGCTGGGGCTATGTGCAAACCAAGACGCCGGAACAGACCGAATTTGCCCTGCGCGCCAAGCTGCCGCCCGCGTACTGGATCGAAATCAACGGGCATTTGGTGATGCTGGGCCAAAACATCTGCCATCCCACCTCCCCGCGCTGCAGCCAGTGCCCGCTCAGCGCCTGGTGTGAACGCGTCGGCGTCGTGCGCAGCCGTTAG
- a CDS encoding RNA methyltransferase, producing MLAPERVVIVLVEPQDAVNVGAVLRVMLNFGLRQLRVVNPAAAALDPARLDDLAHRSQAIIAGLQVTSTLDEALADATYVVGATARPREEAPAAHTPRELAPIWVAQMQAGRLALVFGPESSGLTNAALDRCHVRLTIPTTPDYRSLNLAQAVLIVCYELWLAADDPAPTPTLTRPADAAALVTMFADWQQALTAIGFLKPGQAPVMMRRLRDLVQRAAPSAAEARLLHAIAREMLKFARRLT from the coding sequence GTGCTTGCACCTGAGCGGGTCGTCATCGTGCTGGTGGAGCCGCAGGACGCGGTCAATGTGGGCGCGGTGCTGCGCGTTATGTTGAATTTTGGCCTGCGCCAATTGCGCGTGGTCAACCCCGCGGCGGCGGCGCTCGACCCGGCGCGGCTGGATGACCTGGCGCACCGCAGTCAGGCCATCATCGCCGGCCTGCAGGTGACCAGCACACTGGACGAGGCGCTGGCCGATGCCACCTACGTCGTTGGCGCCACCGCGCGACCGCGTGAGGAGGCGCCGGCCGCGCACACGCCGCGTGAATTGGCGCCGATATGGGTCGCCCAAATGCAGGCCGGGCGCCTGGCGTTGGTCTTCGGGCCTGAATCGTCCGGATTGACCAACGCTGCGCTCGACCGCTGCCACGTGCGGCTGACTATCCCCACCACGCCGGACTATCGCTCGCTCAACCTGGCGCAGGCGGTCCTGATCGTTTGCTATGAACTATGGCTGGCTGCTGACGATCCGGCGCCGACGCCGACCCTGACCCGGCCCGCCGACGCTGCAGCGCTTGTAACCATGTTCGCCGACTGGCAGCAGGCGCTGACGGCCATCGGCTTTCTCAAGCCCGGCCAGGCGCCGGTCATGATGCGCCGGCTGCGCGACCTGGTTCAGCGCGCCGCGCCCAGCGCGGCTGAGGCGCGGCTGCTGCATGCCATCGCGCGTGAGATGCTTAAATTCGCCCGCCGGTTGACCTGA